The region AATACCGTCAGCGGTGTGCTAAGTCCTTGAGAGTGTTTGGTCATGGTTTTGTATGTTGCTCAATAAGAAGGGCGTAAAAGCGCTTGCCGAAAGCCATTATGATAACGGAACCGCACCGTAGCGCCAGATTGTTGAGGAATTGTTAAGTGTCGGATTGTGCGTTTTGGAAGGGGGTGAGGTCACGGTGGGGCTGCGCTTATCTGCTCGCCGTTATGCCCAGGCCATGCCCGGCTCCATAAAAAACACCCGCCGGGCGGCGGGTGTCGTCTTACATCGTTAACGCGCTTATTTCTGCGCGGCGAGCGCTTCGTTGATCCAGCCGTCAAACTGCTGCTGGTGGGCTTTGATCCAGCCATCAACATGACCCTGAATATCCGCCTCGCTGGCTCTGCCGCTGTGCATCATCGCGTTCTGGGCGTTGATATCGGTAATCGGCAGTTTCATCACCGAGAACAGCTTCGCCGCCGCCGGGTTTTTCTGCGCCCAGGCTTTGTTGGCCACGATATGCATCGTATTGACCGGGAAGCCAAAGTTATTGCCATTCGCAAGCGTCGTGTCGATGTTTTTCTGCTCGCCCGGCAGGGAAGAGAACGGCACCTGTAGCCACACCACGTCTTTACCCGGCTTCAGCACGTCGCTCACCCAGTACGGCGTCCAGGTGTAATAGAGCACCGGCTTGCCTTCTTTATAACGCGCAATCGTATCAGCCATCATCGCCGCGTAATTGCCGTGGTTCACGGTCACGGTGTCCTGCAGATGATAGGCCGTGTTCTGATGGTTAATCACCGTTTCGCAGCCCCAGCCCGGCGTACAACCCATCATGTCTGCTTTGCCGTCGCCGTTGCTGTCAAACAGCTTCGCAATGTTGGGATCTTTCAGCTGAGCGATATTGGTAATGTGATATTTCTCGGCGGTTTTACGATCAATCAGATAGCCTTGCGCCGCGCCGGTCACATAGGTGCCCTGGCGCCAGAATTTTTTATCGCCGCCCGCCGCCGCGTACATATCGTCATGCAGCGGCTGCCAGTTCACGGCGGTAAAGGTGGCGTCGCCGGAGGCAATCGAGGTGTAGCCGACGTTGTAATCCACTTCGCTGGTTTTATTCACGGTGTAGCCGAGCTTTTCCAGCGCGCGGCTGACCAGCAGCGTCTGAAAACTCTCTTCAGAGATAGTGCTCTGCACTGGCTGGACGGTAATGCCTTTGCCCGGAAGGTCAGCGGCAAAGGTGCTGGTGGTAACGAGTGAGGCAAACGCCGTGGCGAAAAGAACAGAATGTCGCATCGTTATTCCTTTTATGAGAAGAAGGGAACGGGGCGGCCTGCGCCGCCCGCGCGTTATTTGATGAATGGACGAGTGATAAGGCCGAGCGGGCCGCTTAAGTACCAGCGACGGTTGCCGCGGCTGCGGGCGTCGCGCCCGACCGCCTGCGTCAGCCTGTCGAGAATAATGGCGAGGATAACGATCCCGACGCCGCCGACCGTGGCGAGGCCCATATCAAGGCGGCCAATGCCGCGCAGCACCATCTGTCCCAGCCCGCCTACGGCTATCATCGAGGCGATGACCACCATCGAGAGCGCCAGCATCAGCGTCTGGTTAATCCCCGCCATAATGGTCGGCATGGCCAGCGGAAGCTGGACTTTAAACAGCATCTGACGCGGGCTTGAGCCGAACGAGCGCGCCGCTTCGATGAGATCTTCCGGTACCTGGTTGATCCCAAGGATCGTCAGGCGCACTACCGGCGGCAGCGCGAAGATAATCGTCACGACCACGCCCGGCACGTTGCCGATGCCAAACAGCATCACAATCGGCACCAGATAGACAAACGCCGGCGTGGTCTGCATCGCATCCAGCAGCGGACGAATAATCTTCGCGGCGCGCGGGCTTCTGGCAAGCCAGATCCCAAGCGGCAGGCCAATCAGCACGCAGAACAGCAGGGCGGTCAGCACCAGCGCCAGCGTCACCATCGCCTGCGACCAGGCGCCGATCGCGCCGATGAGGATCAGCGACACCAGCGTCGCAACGCCCATTCCGACGCCTGAGATCTGCCAGGCGATCAGCGCGAAAATCACGATCGCCACTGGCGCAGGCATCCCCAGCAGCAACTGCTGAAAGCCGCCCAGGATGTAATCCACCGGCACGCGAATGCCCTGGAACAGCGGGCGGAAATGCGTCACCACCCAGTCGATGCCTTCCGTTACCCAGCGATCAAGCGGGATCAGCGTCTTATGGAACGGGTCCATGATGTTGAAATGTTCTGGCGCGGGCGCCGGCGCGCTGTTGAGCCAGTCGGCGGTGCCGCTCTCCGGCGCGGGCGTCGGGCTGGCCCACGCGTCGGCGCTGCTGGCGCTATTGGCCGCCGCGTCAGCGGTCCCGGTATCCCATGGATTTTGCGTCTGGTCAGTCATTGGTTGCCCCCTCGCGATCTAATGCCTGCAGGAGTACCCCTTTCGAGATAACGCCCACATACTGTTGCTCTTCGCCCACCACCGGGACGGCGCATGGCGCCACCCCAACCGGTGAGAGCAGTTCGCTGAGCGGCGTGTCGGCGCTCACCGCAGCAGGCGTGTCCAGCAACGCGCTGTCCAGCCCCTGGCCTGCCGCCAGCGCCGCTTTCAGGGAGTCCACCGAGACGGTGCCGACAAAGCGGTTACCGCGCTCGACGACGTAACCAAACTCGCGATCTTCATCCTGCAACAGTTTGATTGCGGAACGCGGGCCAAACCCCGGCGTTTTACGCAGCAGACCGCCGGGGCTTCGGCGGGCGATATCTTTCGCGCTGAAGACCTGGCTGATATCGACGCCGCGGAAAAACGTGCGCACATAATCGTTCGCCGGGTTATTAAGAATTTCATCCGGCGTGCCGACCTGCACCACTTCACCGTTTTGCATAATCGCGATACGATCGCCAATTCGCATGGCTTCGTCGAGGTCGTGGGAAATAAACACAATGGTGCGCTGATGACGCGATTGCAGCTTAATTAATTCATCCTGCATTTCGCTGCGAATTAATGGGTCGAGCGCCGAGAACGCCTCATCCATTAACAGAATATCCGGGTTAATGGCCAGTGCGCGCGCAAGCCCAACGCGCTGACGCATCCCGCCGGAAAGTTCATCCGGATAGGCGTGCGCGTAATTTTCAAGCCCGACCTGACGCAGCGCGTCGAGCGCTTTTTCCTGACGTTCTTTCAGCGGTACGCCGGCTAATTCCATGCCGAAAGCGGTATTATTTAATACCGTCATATGCGGCATCAGCGCGAATGACTGGAATACCATCGCTATCTTTTTCTTGCGCACCTCGCGCAGCGCGGTGTCTGATATTTTAGCGATATCTTCGCCGTCAATCAGCACCTGGCCGCGGGTGGGTTCAATCAGGCGATTGAGAAGGCGAACCATAGTGGATTTACCCGATCCGGATAATCCCATGATGACAAATATCTCGCCTTCTTCAATGGCCAGAGTGGCGTCTTTAACGCCGACAGATAGCCCGGTTTTTTCAAGTATTTCCGCTTTTGAAAGCCCTTGGTCAATATATTTAAAGGCCCGTTGCGGATGCTCTCCAAATATTTTGTATAGATTCTTAATCTCTAATTTAATTGCCATGCAATAGCGTGAGTCCTGTTATATTTTGCCGTTAAGATGATTCCTGCAGGAAATAGTTACCGGGGCATACCCTAACATACTCAGATTCTGAGACAACCCTCAATTTCCGGCGCGCACGGCGAAATGCTGCGACAAAACGCCATTATTTCCCGGTATTACTGGGCTGAGCGGCAGGCGACAGGAGACGATATTTTTCGTTTTACACAGTGAAATCACGGGCGAATCAGCGTGATTCGCCCGGAAGAGAGTGGAAATAGCGTTCCGGAATGTTGCAGAGATATTTTCGTGAATTTTACAATTTTTTAGCAAATAATTCTGACGGCAATTCAGCCATTATTTACGCGTATAAGCGAATTAAAAATCCCAGTCCTCGTCTTCGGTTTCCACCGCTTTGCCCATGACATAAGACGAACCGGAGCCGGAGAAAAAGTCGTGGTTTTCGTCTGCGCCAGGGGAGAGCGCCGCCAGAATCGACGGATTCACCTGCGCCATTTCCGCCGGGAAAAGGGCCTCATAACCCAGGTTCATCAGCGCCTTATTCGCGTTGTAACAGAGAAATGCGCTGACATCGTCCACCCAGCCAACCTCGCGGTACAGCGCCGCGGTGTAGGCAAGTTCGTTATCATAAAGATCCATCATCAGATC is a window of Cronobacter muytjensii ATCC 51329 DNA encoding:
- the proV gene encoding glycine betaine/L-proline ABC transporter ATP-binding protein ProV encodes the protein MAIKLEIKNLYKIFGEHPQRAFKYIDQGLSKAEILEKTGLSVGVKDATLAIEEGEIFVIMGLSGSGKSTMVRLLNRLIEPTRGQVLIDGEDIAKISDTALREVRKKKIAMVFQSFALMPHMTVLNNTAFGMELAGVPLKERQEKALDALRQVGLENYAHAYPDELSGGMRQRVGLARALAINPDILLMDEAFSALDPLIRSEMQDELIKLQSRHQRTIVFISHDLDEAMRIGDRIAIMQNGEVVQVGTPDEILNNPANDYVRTFFRGVDISQVFSAKDIARRSPGGLLRKTPGFGPRSAIKLLQDEDREFGYVVERGNRFVGTVSVDSLKAALAAGQGLDSALLDTPAAVSADTPLSELLSPVGVAPCAVPVVGEEQQYVGVISKGVLLQALDREGATND
- the proW gene encoding glycine betaine/L-proline ABC transporter permease ProW translates to MTDQTQNPWDTGTADAAANSASSADAWASPTPAPESGTADWLNSAPAPAPEHFNIMDPFHKTLIPLDRWVTEGIDWVVTHFRPLFQGIRVPVDYILGGFQQLLLGMPAPVAIVIFALIAWQISGVGMGVATLVSLILIGAIGAWSQAMVTLALVLTALLFCVLIGLPLGIWLARSPRAAKIIRPLLDAMQTTPAFVYLVPIVMLFGIGNVPGVVVTIIFALPPVVRLTILGINQVPEDLIEAARSFGSSPRQMLFKVQLPLAMPTIMAGINQTLMLALSMVVIASMIAVGGLGQMVLRGIGRLDMGLATVGGVGIVILAIILDRLTQAVGRDARSRGNRRWYLSGPLGLITRPFIK
- the proX gene encoding glycine betaine/L-proline ABC transporter substrate-binding protein ProX translates to MRHSVLFATAFASLVTTSTFAADLPGKGITVQPVQSTISEESFQTLLVSRALEKLGYTVNKTSEVDYNVGYTSIASGDATFTAVNWQPLHDDMYAAAGGDKKFWRQGTYVTGAAQGYLIDRKTAEKYHITNIAQLKDPNIAKLFDSNGDGKADMMGCTPGWGCETVINHQNTAYHLQDTVTVNHGNYAAMMADTIARYKEGKPVLYYTWTPYWVSDVLKPGKDVVWLQVPFSSLPGEQKNIDTTLANGNNFGFPVNTMHIVANKAWAQKNPAAAKLFSVMKLPITDINAQNAMMHSGRASEADIQGHVDGWIKAHQQQFDGWINEALAAQK